The stretch of DNA aatgcctccctataggcccaaacaatggtgaagtgtcatgcagtcaacattcacatgacaccactagagggatggcaacatacatcttatcaaaatatcgaacgaataccaaattcacatgactactaatagcaagacttctcccatgtccttaggaacaaacgtaactactcacaaagcatattcatgttcataatcataggagtattaatatgcataatctgaagatatgatcttccaccaagtaaactaactagcatcaactacaaggagtaatcaacactactagcaacccacaggtaccaatccgaggtttggatacaaagattggatacaggagatgaactagggtttgagatgagatggtgctggtgaagatgttggtggagattgaccccctcctgatgagaggatcgttggtgatgacgatggtgatgatttccccctcccggagggaagtttccctggcagaacagttccgccggagccctagattggttctgccaagattctgcctcatggcggtggagtttcgtcccgtaagcttgcttctgatttttctcagacgaaagacttcatatagcagaagatgggcaccggagggccaccagggggcccacgaggcaggggggcgcgcccaggaggtagggcgcgcctcccaccactactagggaaaaccttatacatagaagtttatcagtagcgcggtcTAAAAGGgggtgctactgctaattagtagtagcgaggggtataaaaaccgCACTACTACTAAgttcatagtagtagcgaggggtataaatccgcgctgctactaagtggtGCCCCCGGGACAGGCCATAATAGTAGCGAGTGGTATAAAACATGCGCTACTACTACGTAAGTAGCTGTAGCGCTGGTAAGACCCCACGCTATTACTAAGCGTTTCCACGCCAGCCCGATCCACTCCCACCCCAccactctctctatatatatataatccCTAAAAAACTCTCTCACGAACTCACCTGTTCCTTGGTCCACCCCACACCGGCTCCTCTCCCCacgatctcctcgccgccgccaccacccacgccgGCCGGTTCCGGCGAGCACCGTCCGCGCGCAACCCCCCTGCCCAGTTCCTACATGGCCACCCTCTTCTCCACCGTGCTCTCGCACCACTTCATCCCGCTCCCCTCCGCCGCCaggcctgccgccgccgcctcctgcaccTGCGGCCCGCTGCGCGCCGTGTCGGTGCTGCTGGCGCCGCGGAGGCGGCTCCTGCTGCCCGTGGCCGTGGCCGTGTCGTCGGAGTTCGAGACGGGGGACGCCGAGGGAGAGCAGAGCGAGGGCGGAGGTGACTCCGCGACCGAGTACTCCGAGGACCTCAAGGTCTTCGTCAGCAACCTGCCCTTCACCGTCGACAGCGCGCAGCTCGCCAAGATAGGATAAGGTACTATAAATTTTTCTTGGCATGAAGTAAGTTGGAGTTGGTTCAGTACTTCAGaggcctcgtaaattcagtacttcAGTGCATTGCCGAGAGCGCTCCAGCGGAGTCGGGGGAGTCCGCGATAAATCCTAATCCAAAGGCGGCCGGCTGGATTAGAAGGTATATCTTGATGCTAACCCATGGGTGGGAATTTTTAGGGGGGAGAATTAAAGAATAGAGCATTTGGGCGCAGGTTGTGCTTGTGCGGTTGTGCCTCCCCTGAACCCATTATTGTTTCTTCATAAACTACAGTAGACATCTAGAAAAAAATTTGTTTAGTAGACTGGTCCAGAAATTAATCATGTGATACAGAAAGAAAGTTTTAGGGCGGAAATTAAAGAAAAGAGCATTTGGGGGCTGGCTGTGCTTGTGCCTCCCCTTTTATAGAGAAAGAGAAGTATTTATGCGAATGAACTGACCAAAATAAAAATACTTTTGCAGATTGTAAAGTGTAGTTGGTGTTGTCCTTTGCAGCTTATACAGAGATGGAAAACATGTAGGGAGTACAATATAGTTTCAATTTTTCTTCTCTTTGTAAATTGTAGTTGGTGTTCTCCTCTGCACTGTACTGAAGCTTGTGTTTATACTTTGTACTCTGTAGTGTAGCTTGTGTTATGCTCTTTACTGAACTAAAGCTTGTGCCACGAGCCCACGAGTATAAAAAGTTTGATTCTTGCTCCTCTTTGTAATTATACTTTGACTGCACTGAAGCTTGCGTCTGATTGTAGGCATGGTACTGAACCCATATAGTACAGAACTGAACTATAGTAACAAGAGTAACTTGTGTTAATGCTTGGATCAGACGATTTTATTTGCACCATGCTTTAGTTGCTTATAAATGCTTGGGTCTGTCGATGCAGTGCAAGCGTCCATCGCCGCAAACACATGGGTAGTCAGTGGGGCTCCCCAGACCAAGAGTATGGATCCATCTCACTTCTCTATCATTTGGCCATGATGATGATGCAAGTTGTAACATTCTTAGATTGGATTTATGGATGCATCGCTTTAATGCAACAGCTAACCCTCATTCGGATCAGCCCTCTTCTCTATGGTGCTGGCTAGGTAAGAACAAGGGGTCTGTGGCAGCAGCTCATAGATTAGAATTAGATTTGATAATTGGAGATGGATTCCTGAACCAATTTGCAAATTCGTTGGTGATTTCAGTGCTTATACTTATTTGGTTTTGGTGCCTGGTCAGACCTTCTCTATGTTAGTTCCTTTGCTTAGCCAAATTAGTTAGGGATATAGCCCATCCATGATGTTGCGAGGTGTTAATTGCCTTCTAGCAAAAATCTAGAGCGTTGGGTATCTCTGGCTGTAAACTGAATCTGGTTCAGTTAAAAACTGCACTGTCAAATCTAGACAGCCAGCTTCTAGGTGAAAAATGAGTTAGTTATTCTCAGAATTTCGAGTTGCCTCTATATGAAAGTTGTAAAGCAAGTTCCAAGCTTTCCGTAGAGTATTTATTTGCGTCGTTTGGATGTATGGTTTGAGAGCAGCCATCGTTTTAGTTTGCTGTCCCGAAAGTTAGGATCCTGAGCGCATTGTTTTCGTATGCCAGTTTACGACCTTGTAGAGGCTGTTTTAAAAAAAAGTTTCAATACGAATTTTGTAGAGGGTTTGTAGTAGATTGCAAGGCCGATTTTAGTTTCAGTTTGCTCCACCGCTGTGAAAGGTGGAGGAGGCTAGATTGCAAGGTCGATTTCAGTTTCAGTTTCGATCGAGCCTAGATTGCAAGCCCAATTTTAATACTAGCACTCTCCATGCAGATCCTCAATAATTGTAGTCAATTGGTTGGACAGTCTTCTTGTTTTCATCATTTTTTCTAGTTATATACGTAGTTGGCTGGGATTATAATGCTATCTTTGCTTACTGTTAATTGTCCAAATTGATGTAGGAAGATAAACAGTTGTTGATCGCTTCCACGATTAGCACCAACTAAGTTTCCTTAGATGTTTGCACCTTAGAAAGTGGTATCTGCTTAATATGAAGATCATTTGTTAGTTCTGTATCTGTAATATTACAAGTAAGAATGGATATTGGCTATCAAGAGTCTCAACTTTTATCTCATTTACTGAATGCAGACGCAACATCTTCACTTCTTTCCTTGCACATTCCTGTTAAGGAAGCAAAGGTAACCCTGCTATCCTGGTATATACAAATAGAATAAAAATATAATACAGTATTTGACTACAATGAAACACATAGAATTAGTTGTTGAACACGAACGATATGGGAAGTTCTCCTTTAGGGATCACGGTGTTTTCCTACTTATTCTGCTTGAAGGGATGGCGTTGATAGTGTTGCTACTAGTGCTGCTGTTTTATTTTGTTGAGACTACCAATGCTGCTGTAGTCAATTAATTACAACTCACACTTGTTGAGGGGGGACTGCAACTTAATTCAGTGTCGATGTTCATTGCGAGTCTAGTAGTACCATATGAGGAGGTGAAATAATGTTCTTATAGTTCACAGCAAGTGGTCTGATGGGCCGTTGTTTGTCCTTGTTGGTCTGCTTTCATTTTGGAAAATCATCCTATAAGATTTGTGCTGTCCTATCGAGCAATTGATCTGATAGGTTGTGAGCTTTTTAGCTGTCCAGCATCACCCTATGGCAGATAATCATTtctattatgtgttaatgctttccttttaaactacttcaaaaaacaaaaaaattggattCTTTTAGCCGTATTATCCTTTGAACATCTATATGAAATGATCTAAGTTTAAGTATATTTAGTTTTGAAGAAAACTAAAGGCAATAATGTGAAAATTAGATATGTCCTATTACCTGGCAATATATAGTTCATCTAGGCTTGGTTGGCAATATATATTATCTAGACGTTAATTTTATTTGTTTGTAGCTATTACATAGGCGATCTCTTGTTCATAGAAATCACTCACTTTTTTCGTATATTTATTCCCGTAGCTACTGTACATCACAACATGCAAGGAAATATATGTCTACTGAAATTTAATTTTATTTGTTCTTTGCTCTTTACAGAAATCTTGGATTCATAAATGGGAGAAGCACATAAGGGAGAAGAAGATGATTGCAAGGATGGAGAGGGAGCAAATCATTTGGAGGGATAGAATGCCACTGTGTggtgtttttatgcatttttatttgCTTTCAACTATGTTTGTACTAGCTGGGAATAAGTGACTAGGCAATAAGTGTAGATGTATGGATATGCTCTAATGCTCCTGGTTTACTATAAATTTTCGATTTGGAATGATGTGTAATGCTGCTGGTTTATTACAAATCTGGGCTTGTTTTAGTTGTTAGAATTGTATGCATAAAATGGAACTGATGGattttagttttttaattcctaattagttagtagtagcatgggggTGAAATGGAGCGCTACTAGTATTCAGGATACTAGTAGCGTGTGGTACTatagacgcgctactactattccgttagtagtagcgcgggtgacaTCCGCGCTACTAGTAAAATGTTAATAGTAGCGCGGgtttaccccgcgctactactaactattagctgtagcgcgggtacccgcgctactagtagccaATTTACCTGCGTTGCtaatagcctttttcctagtagtgcaccctcgtggctggtgggtgggccccctctggtgtcttcTTCGCTCAGTATCTTTTATATGTTCTGAaagtaacttccgtgaagtttcaggacttttggagctgtgtagaataggtctctaatatttgctccttttccagcccagaattctagctgccggcattccccctcttcatgtaaaccttgtaaaataagagagaataggcataagtattgtgacataatgtgtaataacagcccataatgcgataaatattgatataaaagcatgatgcaaaatggacgtatcaacttgaTGAGTTTGTGGGACAGAAGCTTACCAAAtacaatgatgagctcattatgcagttctatTCTACAGCTCATTTCTATCGAGATGGTAGAATTgtgtggatgtctgagggtacaaggtaccaatcaattgttgatgagtgggccaagttgatcaatgccctgTAAGAGCATGAGGATGATTTGGACGTGTATGCCAAAAAGAAGAAAGACCaaaactctatggcaaacatgtacaaggagatcacacacaaagctttggagacacacaacATGTGCATtgtttgttgtctggtctgcctacaatcaacacaatcttgaggcatactctgttacccaaatctggagatcacaagataatCAGAGgccattcaatcaacttgctgcagaTATTGATGTTccgcaaaaattcaaggtcatgagtctgattgttgagacaatcaagaggactgctgcagatcagaaaagatcttgtgggt from Triticum dicoccoides isolate Atlit2015 ecotype Zavitan chromosome 6A, WEW_v2.0, whole genome shotgun sequence encodes:
- the LOC119315984 gene encoding uncharacterized protein LOC119315984, whose product is MVLNPYSTELNYSNKMQASIAANTWVVSGAPQTKNATSSLLSLHIPVKEAKKSWIHKWEKHIREKKMIARMEREQIIWRDRMPLCGVFMHFYLLSTMFVLAGNK